A region from the Vicia villosa cultivar HV-30 ecotype Madison, WI linkage group LG3, Vvil1.0, whole genome shotgun sequence genome encodes:
- the LOC131656624 gene encoding probable glycosyltransferase At5g03795 yields the protein MGQEFFSLIHLERKKLLCLIIVITFALILAFQYFELPYGTNILVQPSKFSTEKTSTLSNSTIIHQPADSTSEIFNNVTLLNQTYSEHGFEKVNETRLYEKNDTVSRPVVIGENLTRDVNNSYASFHSPSPTPASAPTYLTPTPAIAPTNLTPTPASPPTKTLSNDSEIADSMNDERFKPLQDDVNEISSNQSSITILPKENKNSPVKVPETMSISEMDKLLLQNYASFRSMRPRWSSAVDQELLQARFEIENAPVVTDLGNLYAPLFRNVSMFKRSYELMEKTLKVYVYKEGSKPIMHSPYLLGIYASEGWFMRLMEVNKAFVTKDAKKAHLFYLPFSSRMLEETLYDQNSHSHRNLMQYLNNYVDMIGGKHRFWNRTGGADHFLVACHDWAPSETKQRMAKCIRSLCNADVKEGFMLGKDVSLPETYVRNAQNPTRDLGGNPLSRRNTLAFFAGGMHGYVRPILLQHWENKDPDMKIFGIVFVQRDTKLTVQELSRL from the exons ATGGGTCAAGAATTTTTCTCCTTAATTCATCTTGAAAGAAAGAAACTCTTATGCCTTATTATTGTCATTACCTTTGCACTCATTTTAGCGTTTCAATATTTTGAGCTTCCTTATGGTACTAACATTCTAGTACAACCCTCTAAATTCTCAACTGAAAaaacatcaacattatcaaaTAGTACTATAATTCATCAACCTGCCGATTCGACTTCTGAAATATTTAACAATGTTACCCTTTTGAATCAAACATATTCAGAACATGGTTTTGAGAAAGTTAATGAAACTAGGTTGTATGAGAAAAATGACACTGTGTCAAGACCTGTTGTTATAGGTGAGAATTTGACAAGAGATGTCAACAATTCATATGCTAGTTTTCATTCTCCTTCTCCTACTCCTGCGAGTGCGCCAACATATTTAACTCCTACTCCTGCAATTGCGCCAACAAATTTGACTCCTACTCCTGCAAGTCCTCCGACAAAAACGCTATCTAATGATTCTGAAATTGCTGACTCTATGAATGATGAGAGGTTCAAGCCATTACAGGATGATGTCAATGAAATTAGCAGCAACCAGTCTTCTATAACCATTTTGCCTAAGGAGAACAAAAATTCTCCTGTAAAAGTTCCAGAGACGATGTCGATTTCAGAAATGGACAAGTTATTGCTTCAAAACTATGCTTCGTTTCGATCTATG AGGCCGAGATGGTCTTCAGCTGTTGATCAAGAGCTACTACAAGCTAGATTTGAGATTGAAAATGCACCTGTTgtaactgatcttggaaacctgTATGCTCCCCTTTTTCGCAATGTTTCCATGTTTAAGAG GAGCTATGAATTGATGGAAAAGACTCTCAAAGTGTATGTATACAAAGAAGGGTCTAAGCCGATAATGCATTCACCTTATCTTTTGGGAATTTATGCTTCCGAGGGATGGTTCATGAGGCTGATGGAAGTTAATAAAGCATTTGTTACTAAAGACGCGAAGAAGGCGCACCTGTTTTACCTACCTTTCAGTTCTCGAATGCTCGAGGAAACATTGTACGATCAGAACTCACATAGTCACAGGAATTTAATGCAGTATCTGAATAACTATGTAGACATGATTGGTGGAAAGCATCGGTTTTGGAACAGAACGGGAGGTGCCGATCATTTTCTTGTTGCTTGTCATGATTGG GCACCTTCAGAAACAAAGCAGCGGATGGCGAAGTGCATAAGATCTCTATGTAATGCCGATGTCAAAGAAGGTTTCATGTTAGGAAAAGACGTGTCACTTCCCGAAACCTACGTCCGCAATGCTCAGAATCCGACTAGAGACCTCGGTGGAAATCCGCTTTCAAGGAGAAACACTCTTGCCTTTTTCGCAGGCGGTATGCACGGTTACGTGCGTCCGATTCTTCTACAGCACTGGGAAAACAAAGATCCTGATATGAAAATCTTCG GTATTGTATTTGTCCAAAGGGATACGAAGTTAACAGTCCAAGAGTTGTCGAGGCTATAG
- the LOC131660068 gene encoding LOW QUALITY PROTEIN: uncharacterized protein LOC131660068 (The sequence of the model RefSeq protein was modified relative to this genomic sequence to represent the inferred CDS: deleted 1 base in 1 codon): MKYHMKYIILNRTPMPKKMLLYFLHSHLHLKVSFFGMETRIFFKFGMSFSKTKTANDSQFKTSKKGGTKLSDIITGTHS, from the exons ATGAAGTATCATATGAAATATATCATACTTAACAGGACTCCTATGCCAAAGAAAATGCTGTTGTACTTTCTTCACTCTCATCTGcatttgaaggtatct tttTTTGGAATGGAAACAAGGATATTCTTCAAATTTGGAATGTCCTTCTCCAAAACAAAAACAGCAAATGATTCCCAATTCAAAACCTCGAAAAAAGGCGGCACGAAGTTGTCCGATATAATAACCGGAACACATTCGTAG